Part of the Sulfurimonas denitrificans DSM 1251 genome is shown below.
CAAGCCGCCATGATGAACTTTATCTGCTACTTCATCGCCAACTATGCCATATTTACTAACAAAAACAGTTGACTCAACTACCTCTTTAAATGAGGCACTCTCCCAATACTTTTGTAAAAATTCACTACTCTCTTTATTGCCATAAGCATTTACTTTGCCTATTTGAATAGATACAACACTGCTTTTCATAGATACAACCTTCTCAAAAAAGATTATTGTAACGAAAAAGCAGAAAAAAATTATTTCATATCAAGATAATTAAAAAATTATTTTAAAACTTTTTTAGATAACTAAGAAGCTCTGGGTCTAACATGTACTTTTGGCTTGTTATTTCATCTATATCTTTATGAATAAACCCAGTTTTACTATAGCAGACAACACTTGAATTTATATCGCCAAGAAGGGCATCAATTGCGTGATTTACAAACTTGTAAGCCATAAGTCTGTCATATATGCTAGGAGTTCCGCCTCTTTGAGTATGCCCTAAAACAGTTACTCTTGACTCTATGCCAACTTTTTGCTCAAGCCACTCTGCAATCTCTTTTGAGTTATCTTTAATACCCTCTGAAACTATAACGATAAAATATTTTCTTCCGTTTTTTATCTGCTCTTTAAAGCTATCTTCATAACTACTTAGATTATATTCTACTTCTGGTATAAGGCAGAGTTCCGCTCCGCTACATAAAGATGATACAAGAGCTAAATAACCGCAATCTCGCCCCATAGTCTCTATTACAAATGCTCTTGAAAAAGAGGAGGCTGTATCTCTGATGTTGTCAATTGAGTCTTTGATTACATTTAGAGCTGTGTCCACTCCAAGGCAGTATATAGTGCCGTTTATGTCGTTATCTATGGTTGATGGGATACCACAAAACTTTACACCATGCTCTTTATAAAATATATCCATTCCCCTAAAAGAGCCATCTCCGCCTAAAACGATTAACATGTCAATATCTAAAGCGTCAAGATTTTTCTTCGCCACTTCTCTGTAGTTCTTGAGCATAAATCTTTTACTTCTTGAAGAGCCCAAAATTGTACCGCCACGATTTATAATCCCAGCAACATCGCTATGAGATGCTTTTGTTATTTTGTTATCAATTAGCCCCTCAAAACCGTTGTAAACAAAGTAAGGAGTGAGTCCATTGTGTAATGCATACTCAACAAAGTGTTTAATTGCGGGATTCATTCCACTTACATCACCGCCAGAGGATAAAATAGCTATATTTTTCATCAAATCTCTCAAGTTAATTTCTTGTAGTTTACCATTATCTAAAGTCGAGTTAGATAAAATTAGAGAATTTATTTTTAGGAAATTTTAATGAAAAGAGCATTGGTAAGTGTAAGCGATAAGAGTGGTGTAGTTGATTTTTGTAAATCGCTTGTAAAAAATGGTTTTGAGATTATCTCAACTGGTGGAACATATAAGATATTAGTAGAAAATGGTATAAAAGCAATTGAGATAGATGAGGTTACAAAATTTCCTGAGTGTTTTGAGGGGCGTGTTAAGACTCTAAACCCGTTTGTTCACGGCGGAATTCTACATAGACGCGACAAACAGTCACACCTAGACCAAGCAAAAGAGTTAGGTGTTGAGGCTATTGATTTGGTTTGTGTAAATCTTTACCCTTTTAAAGCAACGATTGAAAAGACTGATGATTTTGAAGAGATTATTGAAAATATAGATATAGGCGGACCTGCAATGGTGCGCTCAGCTGCAAAAAACTTTGATGGCGTTATGATTGTAACGGACGCAGATGATTACGTAAAAGTTATCGATGCGATAGAAAATGAAAAAAATACACTAGAGTTTAGAAGAAATCTAATGATAAAAGCTTACGAGCATACAGCAGCGTATGATAGTATGATAGCAAACTATATGAACACTCGTTTTAACGGTGGTTTCGGAGAGAAGCAGTTTATAGTAGGAAACAAAGTAATGGATACTCGTTACGGGGAAAATCCTCATCAAAAGGGTGCTTTGTATGAGTTTGATAAACACTACTCAGATAACTTTAAAACATTAAAAGGCGAAGCTAGTTTTAACAACCTAAATGACTTAAGCGGTGCGGTAAAAATTGCTTCTGCTTTTGGAGCTGAAAATGCTGTTTGTATAACAAAACATGGAAACCCATGTGGTTTTGCTATAAAAGATACTCTATTAGAGGCTTATGAAGAAGCCCTTAAGTGTGACCCAGTTTCTGCTTTTGGCGGAGTTGTTGCAGTTAATGGCGTTGTGAACAAAGAGTTGGCTCTAAAAATGAATGAGATATTTTTAGAAGTAATCATTGCAGGTCGTATTACCCAAGAAGCACAAGAGGTGTTTGCTTCTAAGAAGCGTATCAAGCTATTTGAGATGGGAAGCGAGAAGTTACTCTTAGCAAATGACGCTAAAGACTTCAAACACATAGATGGTGGTTTTGTCTATCAAGATGCTGACAAAGTAAACAATGATGAAGTAAAAAATGCAAAACTAATGACAACTAGAGACGCAACAAGCCAAGAGAAAAAAGATATGGAGATAGCTTACAAAGTGGCATCTCTTACAAAATCAAACTGTGTAGTGTATGTTAAAAACTCTGCAATGGTAGCGGTTGGAATGGGTATGACAAGTCGTGTTGATGCTTCAGAATGTGCTTTGAAAAAAGCTAAAGCAATGGGGCTCGATGTTACAGGAGCAGCACTTGCAAGTGAAGCATTTTTTCCATTTCGTGATAGCATTGACGCAGCCGCAGCCGCTGGTGTAAAGAGCGTAATAGAACCTGGCGGAAGCATAAGAGATGAGGAAATCATAGAAGCCGCAAATGAGTTTGGTATGAGTCTATACTTCTCAGAAGTAAGACACTTTTTACACTAAAAATTTCTCTAAGTGCTAAGCACTTTATTTTGCTAATTTTTAAAATCTAATTTTGAATGAAATAGGGGGCAAGGGGCATAAACCCCTCGGCGTTACCTAAGCAACGGTGCAAAGATGCACATAAGCAGTATTGTGATGACT
Proteins encoded:
- the purH gene encoding bifunctional phosphoribosylaminoimidazolecarboxamide formyltransferase/IMP cyclohydrolase codes for the protein MKRALVSVSDKSGVVDFCKSLVKNGFEIISTGGTYKILVENGIKAIEIDEVTKFPECFEGRVKTLNPFVHGGILHRRDKQSHLDQAKELGVEAIDLVCVNLYPFKATIEKTDDFEEIIENIDIGGPAMVRSAAKNFDGVMIVTDADDYVKVIDAIENEKNTLEFRRNLMIKAYEHTAAYDSMIANYMNTRFNGGFGEKQFIVGNKVMDTRYGENPHQKGALYEFDKHYSDNFKTLKGEASFNNLNDLSGAVKIASAFGAENAVCITKHGNPCGFAIKDTLLEAYEEALKCDPVSAFGGVVAVNGVVNKELALKMNEIFLEVIIAGRITQEAQEVFASKKRIKLFEMGSEKLLLANDAKDFKHIDGGFVYQDADKVNNDEVKNAKLMTTRDATSQEKKDMEIAYKVASLTKSNCVVYVKNSAMVAVGMGMTSRVDASECALKKAKAMGLDVTGAALASEAFFPFRDSIDAAAAAGVKSVIEPGGSIRDEEIIEAANEFGMSLYFSEVRHFLH
- a CDS encoding 6-phosphofructokinase, producing the protein MKNIAILSSGGDVSGMNPAIKHFVEYALHNGLTPYFVYNGFEGLIDNKITKASHSDVAGIINRGGTILGSSRSKRFMLKNYREVAKKNLDALDIDMLIVLGGDGSFRGMDIFYKEHGVKFCGIPSTIDNDINGTIYCLGVDTALNVIKDSIDNIRDTASSFSRAFVIETMGRDCGYLALVSSLCSGAELCLIPEVEYNLSSYEDSFKEQIKNGRKYFIVIVSEGIKDNSKEIAEWLEQKVGIESRVTVLGHTQRGGTPSIYDRLMAYKFVNHAIDALLGDINSSVVCYSKTGFIHKDIDEITSQKYMLDPELLSYLKKF